TCTCTGCATAGCATTTGTTGACTTTCAGAACACACGTGAGAGCAAATGATGTTGGTCTGTTGTGAATTCTGCATTAACACGTTGAGATTACCTTGACTCATAAGGCTGAGTCCCCATCCCGGGAACTGCTAGAGGAGATGGCTGTTTTCCTTCATGCTGTGGCTGTCTGTTAGGAAGGACTGTGTAGGTGCAGTCAAGGTACAGAAAGGCTGTGTCTCACCTGAGgtcacacagaaaaaggaattgagGCCAGATCTCCCAACCTCTTTTATCTAACATTGCGAGCACTGACTTTGTTACTAAGTAGTTTGAAAAGCTGGAAATTTCTGACTCTTGAAAAGAATTGACAACCCCCGAGAAAAATTCTGATGGCCCTCCTGGTGTAAGCAGTGCTGGGGGATTGCAAATGTGTGTCCTGCTTACAAGAGAGCAGCAAAAAATGGGGCCAGGGAGAGCAGTTTTGAGCTCCATGCAGAACATAGCAGCTCCAGATGTAGAGGCAATGGTTTGTCCTCCCTTTCTGACAGCAGAAACAGTCCTGTCTCCACCAGGACAAGTTCCGTTTCCTTTGAACACTTCCTCCTGGATGTGCAGGACTAGAGTGAGTAGTAGTTGTTGGCGATGAATTTGGAAGCTCCTGGTGCTCATGTTGTTTCTTCCCTGAGCTGTGCAGCACTCCAGGGTTCACAGGGATGTCCTTGTGCCAATGTGGCGGTATGGGGACAGCTGGGGGAAGCCTCAATCTTCTGGGAAGCTCCCAGCTTCTGTCCTGTGCTTGTTGCCATGGACCAGGCTGCCCCCAAGGCTTGTGGTCTAAAGCAACTCATGTTCTGCAGGAATGCAGTATTCCTAGGGCAAGCTCTAACATGTGGCATTTGTCCTGatgcagcagcactgaaatgctttttggaTCCACAGTTCAGAAAAGGCTGGGGCAAGAGGATGTCTCTGGAGAATAGAGGCCTTGGGCACCAAAGTACAGAGCCACAGTGGTGCCCATGCTGCCTGTGAGCGGTGCTGGTGACATGTGCACCACCACTCTTCGCTGAGGTAGGAAACCAGCTGGACGGTGTCCTCCAGCCATTGGCACACCGGGCTCTGTGGCTGGCATTTGGCTGAGGGATGCTTGGAGCCACCACCTGCATGTGGGGGGGACCTTTCACTAGGGACATTTCAACAGGGCCCTGCTGACCATGCCAGACTTCTCGTTCACTTTGCCAAAATGCTTTCTGCTAGGAAGAGCTCTTTGGATGACAACACAAGAGTGCATTAAAATTAACAAGATCAACATTTAGACCACAGATTCCACAGACATGTAACAGTTCATCAGTTAGGGCCAGGTAAACTTCATAATTTGAGCTaattgaaggggaaaaaaaaaagtgccctAGTAGGCCCAGTTCCTTAGCACTATTGACTCTTCCataggaaaatacagaattgcAACATTCTTAGCTCTTACTGTTTGGTCTCTATCTGGTTTTAGCAGTCAAAGTGACAGTTTCTTGTCACCCACTGGGCCCTGGCAACATAAGGAAACCGGTCTCGGGCCTCTACCAACAGGTTCCTTTCCAGCTCAGTGCATGTTTTCCTCCAAGAGAAGCACATGTCTAAGAGGGGCAGCTACAGCTAAGTAGAACCAGCGTCTGCTGTCAGCTCCTGTGGGTATTTGGTGGCTGCTGGGCAGCAAGGTGAGAACTGACTGGCTTCAACACACTTCCCTGTCATATCTCCACTGTGATGTATGTAAAGTATCTTGTATGTtacaaaaggattttaaaaagtgtcttAAGGCCTGTAAACTCCGCTATTTGTTCTGAAGATGGCATTCTGTAAAGAGACTGCTGTATGAATACGTTCCCTTGCTTTGTCCCTTATGCTATCAACAAACCGTATCTGTTCTGTATGTAATAAATGTGTTAACATCAGCAAGTGCAGCGTGTCTTGTTCCTACAAAGGCACTGGGATTTCTGCTCAGTCTTTAATAACAGCAAGACACTTAAAAGGGTGGGAATGGCAGCTCACATGTTCACTGTTGAGCAATTTAGTGTCAAGAAATGAGATGTGGATTGCTCACTGGGCCAGACCAGAAGGGGCTGATCCTGCAAGCCACAGTGCAATCTGtagcttctcccagctgctcccagaaataaaaggcagaaaacacaaCCATTCAGCTGCTGGCTAGCTGCAGCTGTCCTCGTGGTGTCCCCTTCACAGGAGCTGCCAGGGTTAACACATCAGGCTCAGCTTTCAACACTGAGTTTGCCGATGTCCCCTGTCAGTACAGGGTGGTCCTTCACAAAATTCCATACGAATCAGTGACATTCAGCACTGCAGGAAGCGAATTCCTCTTAGTCCCAGTAGCACTTAAACAtgttcatatttattttgtagaaCTGCATTAATTCAAGGGCTGTACATAGCAATAATAGACAAGGGAGCCACCTCCTTATGCCAGGGGTGGCTTCTACCCTGAGCAGCTCCATGACTAACACGTGCACTGTGGTCCTGTGCAGGCCAGGGTGAAGTACAATAGGCAATGCCTCCTGGGTTACTAGAAGCACCTCAACAATGAGGTTTGGAAACAGGCCCTGGGACCTGTCCCGCACCCCTGGGGCTGCACCCTTGGATACAGGCAGGAGCAGTTTGAGCAAGGCACTGGGTGAAGTGCAGCCGTGTCTGGCACCCACCTGGATGGCTGAGGAAGAGGCTCACTACCGTCATCCTTCAGACAACCACCCCCATGCTGTTAAACGATCCAGGAGGTTAATGCACAGATTTGAGAGTCCTGGCAGAGCTCCCAGCATGTTCCAGGCATTGAATCCAACACCTGGCAAACTAGGGCTGTGCAGCTTTCCACAAGGGGGCCTTCACAATCGGACAAGGCTCTtgggctgcccagggctctgtgtgAAGACATCCTCTCCCCCCTCAGGTGTTAAGGCTCTGAGGTCACCAGCAGGCCATGATTGTCCTGATCAGCCCCACCTGGGCCCCCACCTGTACATGGACCCTTCCCACCCATGGCCCAGGAGTCTCATCTAAGCACTGGCCTGGTGCCTTCAGTCTTTGCCTGAGCTGTGTTGTAGCTGTGCATATCTACAGCTGCTCCTAGATGGACTCCTTGGACTTAGGGGTTTGGAGtagatgatcttcaaaggtcccttccaatccaagCCATTGTATCATTCTATGCCTTATGGTGTATTATCTCCATCTGCTTTTGCTCCTGGCTGGGCTCCCTGGGTGGACCCTGGTCGTGGGTCATTTCTTGCTTTGTCTGGGGCTGTTGGTGGACCCTGTTACCAGCACTTGGCTCTGCCCACTGTGGTCAGActgtgcagggctgtgccctgTTAGGAAGGGCACTGCCTATGCTGGGGTTGTGTTCAGCTCCTGGCTGTGCAGGGCAGAGAACTAGATTGTTCTACTCGTCCCATCTAACTCACATCTACACCTCCTTTCCCACCTCGCTCCTCAGTTTGTGTGCTGGTTCAGTAGCACCTCAATCACGGTAAGGCTTGTTGTCCTTAGCCCAGCACCTGGCAGCAGAGGCTATGGAAACCAGAGAAGCTGTTCATCaatcagctgcagctgcagtgggaaGTCTCACAGCCTCAAACTGTTTGTGCCTTTAGCAACACTCTGGATTTTCCCTGCCCTGGAGTCCCATTACTTCTGAAGCTGGTGAATCAGCCCTGGCACCTGCCCTGCAGTGCTCCTGCCACAACAGAGAGACAAgagcccagctcttcccagccttTGCACCTTGTCATAGGACCAGCTTTTAACTCATGAGAAAAACCTTCCATCTTATCCCACAGGAGCGCCTGGTGAGGAACCCCATGGAAGTCAAGGTAGCTGATGTTGATCCGTTTGCTCCTGCCTGATGACAGCCTTTTTTGTGGTGGCTGAGGCCACATGTTCCCCTGACCCATCCAGGCCTGCCATGCACACTGGGCAGGGCAGAGTctccagcttttgctttccctcagGAAAGCCCTTCAGGCTACTTGTGATTTCAGGGTGCTGCAGCAAATGGAACACCACCTCTTGACACTACCTACTTCAACGGATGAACTGAATAGCTGCTTCTGTAGGGAGCTGATCTGTAGGGTTACAGACCAGAACAGCTCTTGTGCCTCTTCCACCCACACCCAGCCTAGACCCTGCAATAGTTCCTGACTCAGCAGCAGAATCCACAGCCactgcaagagaaaatgaaatgccaaGAGCTATGCTAAGGAGTTGCATTTTTGTAATGCTCACCACGCCATGCTGCACTGGAACGGGTGGTAATTTGCAATTGGCTTCAAATAGTAAGAGTATACTTTGCATCACCAGAATTAAAACGATTTCTCCTATCTATCTCCTGACAGCCATCGCTGGGAATAAGAGATGGATAGCTTTGGATAAGCTTAGGATCTAAAGTCAAGTTAAGTTGTGTTCCTCCTGTGTTTTCATTGCCATCATATATAAGTAATCCAGATGATTCTACAGTGGTTAAGAGGAATCCAGTGCTGTGTCTGTATTTGGTAAGCTAATTACTCTGCATTTGGACCTAACGATGATCTccatgcactgaaaaaaataccaagttTTCTTAGAACTGTGctgcagaaataagaaaacatttatttttgttagtaGATACATTTGTACACAGCTTTGTGAAATACTGTGATATTCTCAgtcatttttctgtgatttatgtAGGAACCAAATTACCtggaaaatgttcttaaaaaccTGATTTTCAGGCTGTAGAGGAAATTGTGCTCCAAAGAATCGTAGCTGGATGACAGGAGCTATGCATTCAGAGACTACAGGGAACCAAGAAGGCTCCTCTGCTAACTGAGACCAcagttatggaaaaaaaatctgaatgtatCTGCATCTTTCCTTTCAGATGAGGTGACTGTACAGGGCTGGGGAGAAAGCTAGGAAACCTGGATACACCATACCACAGTGGACAAAGGGGTCTTCTGTAAGATGACGTGCTTCTAACACACAGTGAGAGCACGTGGGAAGCTCAGGCCATAGAACAAGTCTTTACACTGGTGTCCCtgtagcttttttctttgcaccCCAATGGGGAGAGGCCATGACCTTCTCCAGATCAATCATTGGCTCCTCTGTGATCggttttccctctttctgccACTGCGCAAGGATCATGGCTCGGAGCAGAGGCGGGTACGGAAGGTACCGAATGGTCTCCTCTGGCACTGGGGTGAATTTCTTGAAGGCTTCCTCCTCATGCTTGGGCACCATACGCCAGTCATGGTACATGACTTTGTCGATCTCTCTCACTTCGTCTTCGGTTTTGCCTGAGAAAAGATGATGAACACCAGTGGACAATGCTACTGACAACAAACTCCCTCCAGGAAATGCAGCAAGTGTTGACTCTCCGGTATCAAAGACGCTACAACAGGCAACAGTAAAGGAAGTTTTCAAAGGATCGGACAGTAGCTTCCCTGCTATCCTATGGGATCCCACTTTTGTCCttgaaaatcaaaacagaaacatgctGAAAGGACTACAGGCAAGTCGTTCCAAttctcttaatttaaaatgtcacttaaTGTCTCTCTGGTTCAGTTTCCATGGCTAAGGAACGAGAGTAATTTATCTCTACACTGATGAAACTTCCCTGGGAAATTTAACGTTAAAAATAACCAACAACTTTAAAACCTTTCAGtgagaaatgtttcagaaactCTAGTAAATGATAATAATATGCCTAATATAAAGCAGCCTTAGAAAGGCAAATTCACTCACTCAACTCCAAGCGTTGATTTAAAATCCCAGTAATGTAAATTTACTTGCCATCACTCCTGTTTTACTGATGATTTTACCTGGAATACCCTCATGTGTTCATTCTGTGTCTTGCTTTTGAAGTCTCAAACCAGTCTGTCGCCTCATCTAATCCCATTAGCATGCTGTCTTTCCCCATGGTCAGCCTACACTGGCTCTCCCACAACGTTCCTTAGAAACGCATTATGTGAAGGCTAGATCCCAGCATGTGAAACTAAAACATGGAGAACTTATTTTCTCATTAGCGgatctgagaaaaacaaacttccCAAATAGGAAGGCTGCAGttttcctgcagctctcccaCCTTCccataccccccccccccccccccccgcacgtTATTCTCCGGTCCTGCCTACAGATGCCCTCTCCAAACCTTGTACGTAGGAAAACAAGCCGGTTTTACCTCTGAAGGTCAGGTAGCCCCAAGCTCTTCCATGATCCATGTTCTGCAACGAAAACAAGAACCTGTTGAGGGCAGCAAGCGgtgaggaggcggcggcggggagcgggtCTGGGGGCCGGCGCCGCCGCAGCCCCTCAcggagccgggcgggggcgACGGTTACCTCGGCCGTGTAGTCCGCCTTCACCTTGGTGATCACCCAGTAGCAGGGCTCGTCGTGCGCCCACAGCCAGGACTTGCGGGTGACGGTGCGGCCCACGCCGAAGTGCGGCAGGCGGCAGAGCAGCGCGAAGAGCCGGTTCTCGCTCCGCACGTCCTCCCAGGCCCGCACCGGCAGCCGCTTCTGCGTCAGGGGCCGCCGCATGGTCTCGTAGTCCAGGGCGAAGCGCTGCGAGTCCCGCGGCCGGTTCTTCAGCGCCCGGTACTCGCGGATCTTCTTGGCCATGGCGGCGATGGGCCGGTACAGCTTCTTGCGGGCCATGGCGCCGGCCAACAGCGCGGAGCGCTCCGCCGGGACCCCGCCGTCGCTCGCCGCTTCCCGTGTCGCCCGGAAACCGCCCCGCCCAGCGCCGGTGCCGCGGCGGAACGCTTGTGCCGCGGCGGAACGCTTGTGCCGCGGCCCAGCCGCCCGCGGGGCCCTCGCCGCCAGCCGCCGAAGCGCCAGCCTCACCCCGCTGtggccgccccgccgcccttCGGCCGGGCCCCGGCCGGTCAGCAGTTTGGCTGCTCTCAGAACGGCTCCGACAGGCAACGGCCCGAGGCGCAGCCCGGTGCGGACACGGGAGGCCTGCCCGCTCCTGCCGGTAAAACCTGTCCGCCTCTCGCTGTTGGTTGCAGGCGTGGGTTATGGCAGAAACACCCGGGCTTTCGGAAGGCACAGCTCAGCAACGCCCTGACGTTTCAACGTGCTGCACAGCCCCTTCCGATCAGCACACTTTGGTTGTCGAGATGGATCTTAGTAACTGAAAGCCTGGGGtagaaaaatctatttgaatAGATTCACCTATTCCAGGCCCCGGGGAAGGGAACTTTCAAAGCCAGAGAGTAAATCACTCAGATAGGTTTTAGGAAGATTAAAGCAATGTTGAAGGTCTGCCCGAGGTTAGAGTCAGAAGCAGAGCCAAGAGCAGAGGCCGGGTCTCCTAACTCCGTTCCCCGGGACAAGACAAGGTCCCCCTTGCACGAACcgctctggctgcagagcaccAATGCAAGACAGACACACGGGCAGaaactgctgcctgcagcataGATTTAAGGAGTAGAAAACTGCATAGCTCTGGCTATACTAGTCCCTGGATTTTGGCTACAGACTGCTAAATGAAACTTCTCAggagaaaggtttttttctttttaaacccaTATCTTGTACTGAAGGAAATGCATCCATTCCAGTATTGCTGTAGAGTCCTTTACTGAAGGCATTCAGAGACTGGTTTTTGCCCGCAGCCACGATCAATGTGTGGAGCAAAaagtggggagcagggggtgtGTGCTACACaacaaaacaagtaaaacaCCTATTGTAAAGGCTATTAATGCTCTTAAAAGAGGACGTTTTCTCCTAATATGGTGCATATCTCGTGAAAAGGACAGGGGAGTTGTAACAAGGAGGACATACCTGCTTAAGTTGACAAACCAATTTAGAATAAGATACTCGACCTCAATCCACCCAAatctgggagaaaaagcagagcaatTAAACCACTTATTACAGGGTGCAGAGTGGGTAGCTCATATCTAGGGCTATGCAGTACAGGTATCAAGCCCGTGCCCTCTCAGGCACCTACATTCAGGTTTCTGAGGGGGCACAGAGTGGGAGAGGACACAAGAATGCTTGAAAAATTGTGAAAGTGGCTTAGTCAGATGCACAGAAAGGGCAACCCCAAACACAGCAAGTCATCAGGAAAAACTGATGCAACTCTACAGCGGTTGGCTACAGACAGCATCTCCTGGCTGCTACGGCAGGAGAGCGAGTGCAAACCATGTTCTAAAACCTACCACCTCCTAATTTGCCTAACGGGGTGCAAGTGCAGGCCACAAATGTCTTCTGGTATCCAGACACCCTGAAGAGTCGGCATCCTGACAACAAGTTGTCTTGGGTACCAACAGGAtccttggtttgttttccttaaggCAAAATCTCATATTAAAGAAAACCTCTTTGCTCTGGGGGTGCTGTAGAGACCTCTGCTGCAGACGCTCAGGGAACAGCGCCCTTTGCTACAGCGGGAAGCCCCCGGCACAAACACAGGCATCaccgggcgcggggggcggcggccccCACCGGAGCggcctggcagagcagcagcgtCCCACTGACCGCCACGACCACTTACCCCGCTGTGCTCAGCACAAAGTTCTCCTGCTTGACGGCTCCTCCTGAGCCGCTCACGGGCAGGGTGAGCCGGTGAGAGGCCTCCTGGGGTCGGAGTCGGGGCaagccccgctccgccgccgctcCGGGCCGGTCCCGCCCCGCGCGAGCCCGACGTCATCACGATACCACGCATCCAATCGACGCCGCAGCCGCAGTCACGCCTCGGGGGACAGGCCGGGGACAGCCCGCCCACCCACGTGACGGGGACTGCCCAATTCCCGCTAccgctgccttccccccccgcGGCGGGTGCCGTCCTGTCCCGGCAGGCCTTGCGCGGTGCGGCTGGTGGCTCTGTCGGTAAGATGGCGGCCGTGAGTCTGAGGCTCGGAGACCTGGTGTGGTGAGTGGCTGTGCAGGCCGGGCGGTGGCGGGGCAGAGTAGGGCGGCGGCCGCGGGTGCCGGCGGTGGACGGCGGGACAGACACCTCTTCCGGAATAAGGCTGAGGCTCCTCCTGTGGCAGCGGAGGCGCAGGCGGGGCGGCGGTGGGGCTGTGCCCGGCccgggggagcgcggcgggagCCGAGACGGGCCGGGCCGAGGGCTGTCACCCCGTAGCCGCGTGGAACTCCCAGGTGCagctgaggggagggaggggcatGGCAGGGCAggtggcggcggggccgcggcccgggCGGCGGTATGaggaggggcggcggcggggggcagtCTGGGGCCACGGGACTGGGCTG
Above is a genomic segment from Ciconia boyciana chromosome 13, ASM3463844v1, whole genome shotgun sequence containing:
- the MRPS34 gene encoding small ribosomal subunit protein mS34, which encodes MARKKLYRPIAAMAKKIREYRALKNRPRDSQRFALDYETMRRPLTQKRLPVRAWEDVRSENRLFALLCRLPHFGVGRTVTRKSWLWAHDEPCYWVITKVKADYTAENMDHGRAWGYLTFRGKTEDEVREIDKVMYHDWRMVPKHEEEAFKKFTPVPEETIRYLPYPPLLRAMILAQWQKEGKPITEEPMIDLEKVMASPHWGAKKKATGTPV